A window of the bacterium genome harbors these coding sequences:
- a CDS encoding CHRD domain-containing protein has translation MRWLQRIFVLGCLGLGLALPALGQSDHLLISEFVVTPTDGEFIEIFNPTFSTIDLSNYYLTDDVSTGNPDYVRVVNGAAALSVAGFDFLVKFPDGASIAPGGVTVVAFSGAGFKTTYAVAPDYEILGTDTTVTDMVSIVVTANAGLTNTSESVVLFTWDGQSDLVQDVDYVVWGNKSTAVDKTGLAIDGPDADSNPSTYKNDTPSASQTVVNADNDSDFQPHETGSSAARNAPEAGETRSGGNGITGHDETSENFSFAGGSWTEDNAPTPGTVPDGLAKQPAYFMAVLSGSQEVPSLTLPATGGGYFVLNDERDELQFHVSVTGLSGPITAAHFHNAAADLNGPPVRTITADFEGEVASGSWKSTDTEPLTPDLVNELLAGNIYVNVHTAANPGGEIRSQVLLGSEKKFTASLNGQQEVPPVSVPGNGVGKFTLNATGTQLQFEVAVNDLSGPLTAAHFHNAAAGVNGPPVRTITNVFTDGTATGVWSSSDTVEALTPELVAELLATKLYVNVHTAANPSGEVRGQIRAGAETVFLAVLEGKQENPAVATTAAGGGYFVLNAEQTALSFMVKVRNLSGPITGAHFHLAPRGTNGPVVRALTADFTDTTATGVWRSTDAQPLTPALVADLLAGNLYVNVHTALNPGGEIRGQLESGKSINLEAQVEGSQEVPAVMTEAAGIGYFKLNAAGTELTFNVGTIGLSGPVNAAHFHNANRGVNGPPVRTLTSELGSGGGSGVWKSSDAEALTPALVVELLAGTIYINFHTAAHPAGEIRGQLLPGFRGIAPIGVARQLPDGAEKIAISGIITTVDFRLSSTNSSEFYLQDATGGIRMFVGNAKSAVTQGTRVLVKDGRIATNSGRRNIETVPDSIVVIDEPGLPAPVVVTVAEYVNNRAAIEGELIRVNQANIIGTFPPDNSDRTLTINDGSGELAMFIDRDTDIDGAVQPPNPVNIIGVATSFNNTLQIQPSRRADFKAPAVFFATLSGSQEVPPVTTTAQGGGMFVLNEDQTELSYSVSVIGLSGPIAAAHFHNAAGGVNGPVVRAITFTDGIASGTWSSTDTNQPLTPALVAELLAGNLYVNVHTALNPGGEIRGQVLPGQPINFTATLNGAQEVPPVTTTANGSGSFTLNATGAELSFSVTVNGLSGAIQAAHFHNAPAGQNGSPVRTITADFSGNTATGVWRNSDAEALTPALVAELLAGKIYVNVHTAANPAGEIRGQLRTGAATVFHAVLSGQQENPAVNTNAAGGGRFVLNEDRTQLSYKIKVANLSGPIAAAHFHNAAAGVNGPVVRDIAFTDTVATGVWSSTDATQPLTPALVAELLAGNLYVNVHTAANPGGEIRGQVLTGVAISFAAQLEGSQEVPPVTTNAAGYGNFTLNPSGTELGYEAGYTGLSSAFRAAHFHNAGRGKNAGVVRDIPFTGTTASGVWKSSDTTQALTPDLVVELLASQLYVNVHSANFPAGEIRGQVIPGATAIMPIAIARQAVNGTVVTIEGIVTRALGRFARLQDATAGMTAFQTSGAFRAAVDSGNVRMGDRLRVTGTLSEFSALKELSPISSFEVISRDNELPAPQTVTLAELASNGEAYESELIRVEGLTINPAGDTVFAANKTYTVTDASDQSGAVALRTPAASDTRIAGVPIPMGTFALEGVLGQFSSANPATGYQLHPILATDITPTTGVEEQNAELPERFALLQNYPNPFNPTTIIRYDLPKQVHVKLAIYNLLGKRVRTLVDGLEAAGFRQISWDGKSDDGGRVASGIYIYRIETEGFVQAHKMTLLK, from the coding sequence ATGAGATGGTTGCAACGCATTTTCGTTTTGGGCTGCCTTGGGCTGGGCTTGGCCTTGCCGGCGCTCGGTCAAAGCGATCACCTGCTCATCTCCGAGTTCGTGGTCACGCCCACCGATGGTGAGTTTATCGAGATCTTCAATCCAACTTTCAGCACGATTGATCTCTCGAACTACTATCTCACTGATGATGTCAGCACCGGCAACCCCGACTACGTGAGAGTCGTCAATGGTGCAGCCGCACTGTCGGTCGCAGGCTTCGATTTCTTGGTGAAATTCCCGGACGGCGCCAGCATTGCGCCCGGCGGGGTGACAGTCGTTGCATTCAGCGGCGCTGGCTTCAAAACCACATACGCCGTGGCGCCTGACTACGAGATTCTGGGAACTGACACCACGGTCACGGATATGGTGAGCATCGTGGTCACTGCCAATGCCGGCCTCACCAACACGAGTGAAAGTGTTGTGTTGTTTACGTGGGACGGCCAGAGTGACCTGGTGCAAGACGTCGACTACGTGGTGTGGGGCAACAAAAGCACGGCCGTTGACAAGACCGGCCTGGCGATTGACGGGCCGGATGCTGACAGCAATCCCAGCACCTACAAAAACGACACACCGAGCGCCAGCCAAACGGTGGTCAATGCCGACAATGACAGCGACTTTCAGCCGCACGAAACCGGTTCCAGCGCCGCGCGCAACGCGCCCGAGGCCGGCGAAACACGCAGCGGCGGCAACGGCATCACCGGCCATGATGAAACCAGCGAGAATTTCAGCTTTGCCGGCGGCAGTTGGACGGAAGACAACGCGCCCACGCCCGGCACCGTGCCGGACGGCCTGGCCAAGCAACCGGCCTATTTCATGGCCGTGCTGAGCGGCAGCCAGGAAGTGCCCAGCCTCACGCTGCCCGCCACCGGCGGCGGCTATTTCGTGTTGAATGATGAACGCGACGAGCTGCAATTCCATGTCAGCGTCACGGGGTTGAGCGGACCGATCACCGCCGCGCATTTTCACAATGCGGCAGCCGACCTGAATGGTCCGCCGGTGCGCACGATCACCGCGGATTTCGAAGGGGAAGTTGCGAGCGGCAGTTGGAAGAGCACGGATACCGAGCCATTGACTCCAGACCTGGTGAATGAACTGCTCGCGGGCAACATTTATGTCAACGTGCACACGGCCGCCAATCCCGGCGGCGAGATTCGCAGCCAGGTTTTGCTGGGCAGCGAGAAAAAATTCACGGCCAGCCTCAATGGCCAGCAGGAAGTGCCGCCGGTCAGTGTGCCGGGCAATGGCGTGGGCAAATTCACGCTGAATGCCACCGGCACGCAACTGCAATTCGAAGTGGCGGTGAATGATCTGAGCGGCCCGCTGACTGCAGCGCATTTTCACAACGCGGCCGCCGGCGTCAATGGTCCGCCGGTGCGCACGATCACCAATGTTTTTACCGACGGCACGGCCACCGGCGTGTGGAGCAGCAGCGACACGGTCGAAGCCCTGACACCGGAACTGGTGGCGGAGTTGCTCGCCACCAAGCTGTATGTGAATGTGCACACCGCCGCCAATCCCAGCGGCGAAGTTCGCGGGCAAATTCGCGCCGGCGCGGAAACGGTCTTTCTGGCGGTGCTGGAAGGCAAGCAGGAGAACCCGGCGGTGGCCACAACCGCGGCGGGCGGGGGATACTTCGTGCTGAACGCCGAGCAGACGGCGTTGAGCTTCATGGTGAAAGTCCGCAATCTCAGCGGCCCGATCACCGGCGCGCATTTTCATTTGGCGCCGCGCGGCACCAATGGCCCGGTGGTGCGTGCCCTCACCGCTGATTTCACCGATACCACCGCAACCGGCGTGTGGCGCAGCACCGATGCCCAGCCGCTGACACCGGCGCTGGTGGCGGATTTGCTCGCGGGCAATCTTTATGTGAATGTGCACACCGCGCTCAATCCCGGCGGTGAAATTCGCGGGCAATTGGAAAGCGGCAAAAGCATCAATCTCGAAGCGCAAGTCGAAGGCAGCCAGGAAGTGCCAGCGGTGATGACCGAGGCCGCCGGCATCGGCTATTTCAAACTCAATGCCGCGGGCACGGAGCTGACTTTCAACGTCGGCACGATCGGCTTGAGCGGACCGGTCAATGCCGCGCATTTCCACAACGCCAATCGCGGAGTCAATGGTCCGCCGGTGCGCACGCTCACCAGCGAGCTGGGCAGCGGCGGCGGCTCAGGTGTGTGGAAGAGTTCTGATGCCGAGGCTTTGACCCCGGCGTTGGTGGTCGAGCTGCTGGCCGGCACAATCTACATCAATTTCCATACTGCCGCACATCCGGCTGGAGAGATTCGCGGGCAACTGCTGCCCGGCTTCCGCGGCATCGCGCCGATCGGAGTCGCGCGGCAATTGCCGGACGGCGCGGAAAAGATCGCGATTTCCGGCATCATCACCACGGTGGATTTCCGGCTGTCGAGCACGAACAGCTCGGAGTTCTATCTGCAGGATGCCACCGGCGGCATTCGCATGTTCGTGGGGAACGCCAAATCCGCGGTGACCCAGGGCACGCGCGTGCTGGTAAAGGACGGCCGCATTGCCACCAATTCCGGCCGCCGCAACATCGAAACCGTGCCGGATTCGATTGTGGTGATCGACGAACCCGGCCTGCCGGCGCCGGTGGTGGTGACGGTGGCCGAGTATGTCAACAATCGCGCCGCAATCGAGGGTGAGTTGATTCGCGTCAATCAGGCCAATATCATCGGCACATTTCCGCCGGACAACAGCGACAGGACGCTCACCATCAACGATGGCAGCGGCGAGCTGGCGATGTTCATCGATCGTGATACCGACATCGACGGCGCAGTGCAGCCGCCGAATCCGGTGAACATCATCGGCGTGGCCACTTCCTTCAACAACACGCTGCAGATTCAACCCTCGCGCCGCGCGGACTTCAAAGCGCCGGCGGTTTTCTTCGCGACGCTGAGCGGCAGCCAGGAAGTGCCGCCAGTCACCACCACGGCGCAGGGTGGCGGCATGTTCGTGTTGAATGAAGATCAAACCGAACTCAGCTATAGCGTGAGTGTGATCGGACTCAGCGGCCCGATCGCCGCAGCGCATTTTCACAATGCCGCCGGCGGCGTGAACGGGCCGGTGGTGCGGGCCATCACTTTCACCGACGGCATTGCCAGCGGCACGTGGTCGAGCACCGACACCAATCAGCCGCTGACCCCGGCATTGGTGGCGGAATTGCTCGCCGGCAATCTTTATGTGAATGTGCACACCGCACTCAATCCCGGCGGTGAAATTCGCGGCCAGGTATTGCCGGGCCAGCCGATCAACTTCACGGCCACGCTCAACGGGGCACAAGAAGTGCCGCCGGTGACGACCACGGCAAACGGCAGCGGCAGTTTCACGCTGAACGCCACCGGCGCGGAGCTGTCCTTCTCGGTCACCGTGAATGGTCTGAGCGGCGCGATACAGGCGGCGCACTTTCACAACGCGCCGGCCGGCCAGAATGGCTCACCGGTGCGCACGATCACGGCTGATTTCTCCGGCAATACGGCCACCGGTGTGTGGCGCAACAGTGATGCCGAGGCGCTGACCCCGGCGTTGGTGGCGGAGTTACTGGCCGGCAAGATCTATGTGAATGTTCACACTGCCGCCAATCCTGCCGGCGAGATTCGCGGACAACTGCGTACCGGCGCCGCGACGGTCTTTCACGCGGTGCTCAGCGGCCAGCAGGAGAATCCGGCAGTCAACACCAATGCCGCCGGCGGCGGCCGCTTTGTGTTGAATGAAGACCGCACGCAGCTTTCCTACAAGATCAAAGTCGCCAATCTCAGCGGGCCGATCGCTGCCGCGCATTTTCACAATGCCGCGGCCGGCGTCAACGGCCCAGTGGTGCGCGACATCGCGTTCACGGACACGGTTGCCACCGGCGTGTGGAGCAGCACGGATGCCACCCAGCCGTTGACCCCGGCGCTGGTGGCGGAATTGCTCGCCGGCAATCTTTATGTGAATGTGCACACCGCGGCCAATCCCGGCGGCGAGATTCGCGGCCAGGTGTTGACCGGCGTGGCGATCAGTTTTGCGGCGCAATTGGAAGGCAGCCAGGAAGTGCCGCCGGTGACGACCAACGCCGCCGGCTACGGCAATTTCACGCTGAACCCCAGCGGCACCGAACTGGGCTATGAAGCCGGCTACACCGGGCTGAGCAGCGCGTTCCGCGCCGCGCATTTCCACAATGCCGGCCGTGGCAAAAACGCCGGCGTCGTGCGCGACATTCCTTTCACCGGCACCACGGCCAGCGGCGTGTGGAAGAGCAGCGACACCACGCAGGCGCTCACCCCGGATTTGGTGGTGGAGTTGCTGGCGAGCCAGCTTTACGTCAACGTGCACTCGGCCAATTTCCCCGCCGGTGAGATTCGCGGCCAGGTGATTCCCGGCGCCACGGCGATCATGCCGATTGCGATTGCACGGCAAGCGGTCAACGGCACGGTGGTGACGATCGAGGGCATTGTCACGCGCGCGCTTGGCCGCTTTGCACGGCTGCAGGATGCCACCGCGGGCATGACTGCGTTTCAAACCAGCGGCGCATTCCGCGCGGCGGTTGACAGTGGCAACGTCCGCATGGGCGATCGGCTGCGGGTCACCGGCACGCTGTCTGAGTTCAGTGCCTTGAAGGAACTCTCGCCGATCAGCAGCTTCGAAGTGATTTCGCGCGACAACGAGCTGCCCGCGCCGCAGACCGTCACCCTGGCCGAGCTGGCCAGCAACGGCGAGGCTTATGAGAGTGAGTTGATTCGGGTCGAGGGCCTGACCATCAATCCCGCCGGCGACACGGTGTTCGCGGCAAACAAGACGTACACGGTCACCGATGCCAGCGATCAGTCCGGCGCGGTGGCGTTGCGCACGCCGGCAGCCTCGGATACGAGAATCGCAGGCGTACCCATTCCCATGGGAACGTTTGCGCTCGAAGGCGTGCTGGGCCAGTTCAGCTCTGCGAATCCGGCAACGGGTTATCAGCTTCATCCGATTCTGGCGACGGACATCACGCCCACTACCGGAGTGGAGGAACAGAACGCGGAGCTGCCCGAGCGTTTTGCCCTGCTGCAGAACTATCCCAATCCCTTCAATCCCACCACCATCATCCGCTATGATTTGCCGAAGCAGGTGCACGTGAAGCTGGCAATCTACAACCTGCTGGGCAAGCGCGTGCGGACGCTGGTCGACGGCCTGGAGGCGGCTGGATTCAGGCAAATCTCTTGGGATGGCAAAAGCGATGACGGCGGCCGGGTGGCCAGCGGAATCTATATCTACCGCATCGAAACCGAGGGCTTCGTGCAGGCGCACAAGATGACCTTGTTGAAGTAG
- a CDS encoding zinc-binding dehydrogenase, with the protein MKCIYFNQHGDEEVLTYGDLPTPEAGPGQVLVAIKACALNHLDLWVRRGIPSLKLPLPHILGSDISGVVAQSGAGVTHVQAGDEVIVSPGVSCGYCKACLSGRDNYCFQYGVIGEHRSGGYAQFIAVPAVNIIPKPAQLSFHEAAAFPLTFLTAWHMLVAKCRVQPGDWVLVLAAGSGVGVAAIQIAKLHGARVIAAASSAAKLAKAQALGADFLINYEQQNFREAARQLTNRRGVDIVFEHVGEKTWDDSIKALAPGGRVVTCGATTGYRALTDLRYLFSRNLTLFGSIMGSHGEMRHLTELFAAGALRPVIDRVLPLHEAAQGHRLLARREQFGKIVLAVA; encoded by the coding sequence ATGAAATGCATTTACTTCAACCAGCACGGCGATGAGGAGGTTTTGACCTACGGTGATCTGCCCACGCCCGAAGCCGGGCCGGGCCAGGTGCTGGTGGCCATCAAAGCCTGCGCGCTCAATCATCTGGATCTCTGGGTGCGGCGCGGCATTCCCAGCTTGAAGCTGCCGCTGCCGCACATTCTGGGATCGGATATTTCCGGGGTAGTGGCGCAGTCCGGCGCGGGCGTGACGCACGTGCAAGCCGGGGACGAAGTCATCGTCTCGCCCGGCGTTTCCTGCGGCTACTGCAAAGCCTGTCTGTCGGGGCGCGACAACTATTGTTTCCAATATGGCGTGATCGGTGAGCATCGCAGCGGCGGGTATGCGCAATTCATCGCCGTGCCCGCGGTCAATATCATTCCCAAACCCGCGCAGCTCAGTTTTCATGAAGCCGCGGCCTTTCCGCTCACCTTTCTCACCGCCTGGCACATGCTGGTGGCAAAGTGCCGGGTGCAACCCGGAGACTGGGTGCTGGTGCTGGCCGCCGGCAGCGGCGTGGGCGTGGCCGCGATTCAAATCGCCAAGCTGCACGGCGCGCGGGTGATTGCGGCGGCGAGCAGCGCGGCCAAGCTGGCCAAGGCGCAGGCGCTGGGCGCGGATTTTTTGATCAACTACGAACAGCAGAATTTCCGCGAAGCCGCGCGCCAACTCACCAACCGGCGCGGGGTGGACATCGTTTTCGAACACGTCGGCGAAAAGACCTGGGATGATTCCATCAAAGCGCTGGCGCCGGGCGGCCGGGTGGTGACGTGCGGCGCCACTACCGGCTATCGCGCGCTTACCGATCTGCGTTATCTCTTCTCGCGCAACCTCACGCTTTTCGGTAGCATCATGGGCTCACACGGCGAAATGCGCCATCTCACCGAGCTGTTCGCAGCCGGCGCGCTGCGGCCGGTGATCGACCGCGTGCTGCCGTTGCACGAAGCAGCCCAGGGGCATCGTCTGCTGGCACGGCGCGAACAGTTCGGCAAGATCGTGCTGGCCGTGGCGTGA
- a CDS encoding amidohydrolase family protein, with the protein MAASNAENHPSENHPKTNLLMPIIDIHVHIQPWEQLKPGVREKMTAGRSDLAAIEQFIKSPRAFLEFLDANGIEAAGLINYPSPDLMGFTAATNDFVAHYCQENPRRLIAFGGVHPRFCDDVDTELTRLLRLGIRCLKVHPPHQAIGANVYRSGNAAQETLYRRAERENLLMMFHGGTSIFPGARNVFADTMPIDDVAVDFPNLKIIIAHAGRPLHTETTFFLLRRHRNVHIDISGIPPKKLLDYLPRLAEIADKTLWGTDWPSPGVWDMRKNVEAFLSLPLSDELKNAILHENARRLLRACGALPD; encoded by the coding sequence ATGGCGGCCAGCAATGCCGAAAACCACCCCAGTGAAAATCACCCCAAAACCAACCTTCTCATGCCCATCATCGACATCCACGTCCACATTCAACCCTGGGAACAACTCAAGCCCGGCGTGCGGGAAAAGATGACTGCCGGCCGCAGTGACCTGGCCGCCATCGAACAGTTCATCAAATCGCCGCGCGCCTTTTTGGAATTTCTCGACGCCAACGGCATCGAGGCCGCGGGGTTGATCAATTACCCCAGTCCCGATCTCATGGGCTTCACCGCGGCAACGAATGATTTTGTCGCGCACTACTGCCAAGAAAATCCCCGCCGCCTGATCGCTTTCGGCGGCGTGCATCCGCGCTTCTGCGATGACGTCGACACCGAGCTGACCCGGCTGTTGCGCCTGGGCATTCGCTGCCTGAAAGTACATCCGCCACATCAAGCCATTGGCGCCAATGTCTACCGTTCCGGCAACGCCGCGCAGGAAACGCTTTATCGCCGCGCCGAACGGGAAAACCTGCTGATGATGTTCCACGGCGGCACCAGCATCTTTCCCGGCGCGCGCAATGTCTTCGCCGACACCATGCCGATCGACGACGTGGCGGTGGATTTCCCCAATCTCAAAATCATCATCGCGCATGCCGGCCGGCCGCTGCATACCGAAACCACTTTCTTCCTGCTCCGCCGCCACCGCAACGTGCACATCGACATTTCCGGCATTCCCCCCAAAAAACTGCTGGACTATTTGCCCCGCCTCGCGGAAATTGCCGACAAAACCCTGTGGGGCACGGATTGGCCGAGTCCCGGCGTGTGGGACATGCGCAAGAACGTCGAGGCCTTCCTCAGCCTGCCGCTGAGCGACGAGCTGAAAAACGCGATTCTCCATGAGAATGCCCGGCGCTTGCTGCGCGCTTGCGGTGCCTTGCCTGATTGA
- a CDS encoding 4'-phosphopantetheinyl transferase superfamily protein, with product MNSILWIMQTQAQAPEDDEWLSPTERRLLTGLRFPKRRLDWRLGRWTAKRALCMLLAQAEPARVLLEEKHAQLLRDLPGDCTPETAMAAFELRAGATGAPEMFWRKQPLALALSLSHSEGSCVAALAPEAWPLGCDLEAVQPRNALFLADYFTSAEQALVLSAADAEQPLLTNLLWSAKESCLKALRQGLRRDPRSVEVQLSAAAAPAGWQQFTARCHETGRKFHGWWQPLPGFVLTLVTHHITSPPLELSL from the coding sequence ATGAACAGCATTCTTTGGATCATGCAAACGCAGGCGCAGGCGCCCGAGGACGACGAGTGGTTGAGCCCGACCGAGCGCCGCCTGCTCACGGGCCTGCGCTTTCCCAAACGCCGCCTGGACTGGCGCCTCGGCCGCTGGACGGCCAAACGCGCCCTGTGCATGCTGCTCGCCCAAGCCGAACCAGCGCGCGTGCTGCTGGAAGAGAAACACGCGCAACTGCTCCGCGACTTGCCGGGCGACTGCACACCGGAGACTGCAATGGCGGCATTCGAGCTGCGCGCCGGCGCCACCGGCGCGCCTGAGATGTTTTGGCGAAAGCAACCGCTGGCCCTGGCGCTTTCGTTGAGTCACAGCGAAGGAAGCTGTGTGGCAGCGCTGGCGCCGGAGGCCTGGCCGCTGGGCTGTGATCTCGAAGCCGTGCAGCCGCGCAACGCGTTGTTTCTGGCGGACTACTTCACCTCTGCGGAGCAAGCGCTGGTGCTGAGCGCAGCAGATGCCGAGCAGCCGCTGCTCACCAACCTGCTATGGAGCGCCAAGGAAAGCTGCCTGAAGGCGCTGCGCCAGGGCTTGCGCCGCGATCCCCGCAGCGTGGAAGTGCAACTCAGCGCGGCCGCCGCGCCGGCGGGATGGCAGCAATTCACGGCGCGATGCCACGAAACCGGCCGCAAATTCCACGGCTGGTGGCAACCCCTGCCGGGCTTCGTTCTCACCCTGGTGACTCACCATATAACCTCACCTCCCTTGGAATTGAGTCTATAG